Proteins encoded by one window of Vanacampus margaritifer isolate UIUO_Vmar chromosome 17, RoL_Vmar_1.0, whole genome shotgun sequence:
- the LOC144036857 gene encoding cortexin-1-like: MTEQAYGSGAPPSDPRSSSFLSLEQRAALVLVAGLLFLLLVLTVRCFRILLDPYRSMPASNWTDRTDKEALDYRIVS; this comes from the coding sequence ATGACGGAGCAGGCCTACGGCAGCGGCGCGCCCCCCTCGGACCCCCGGTCTTCGTCCTTCCTCAGCCTGGAGCAGCGCGCCGCTTTGGTCTTGGTGGCGGGGCTCCTGTTTTTGCTGCTGGTGCTGACGGTGCGCTGCTTCCGGATCCTTCTGGACCCGTACCGCAGCATGCCGGCCTCCAACTGGACCGACCGCACCGACAAGGAAGCCTTGGACTACCGCATCGTCTCCTGA
- the LOC144036854 gene encoding saxitoxin and tetrodotoxin-binding protein 1-like isoform X2 codes for MKMMMMMKMMMMMMMMMMMTMASLARGHTCDQHYKPLPTKHLDQVFGEWRLVWGAAESLQISEVASSAVSLHPRHDDIHFFEKNKYRDNSCVTYSLNVTAPVDKSSEDPLVLQALVDKVASNGSLLPLNISFTLHFYERSPDAMLMFVEAGEMGRFLLSYTRAAHAADADRLKAEHEKLEKMVACLSFVSGRHFIDDGSAEFCQLESTTTAEQQVDR; via the exons atgaagatgatgatgatgatgaagatgatgatgatgatgatgatgatgatgatgatgacgatggcgTCTCTGGCGAGAGGGCACACCTGTGACCAGCATTACAAGCCCCTCCCCACCAAGCACCTGGATCAG GTTTTCGGGGAATGGCGTCTGGTATGGGGCGCCGCCGAATCGCTCCAGATTTCCGAGGTTGCCAGTTCTGCCGTCAGTTTGCACCCCAGACACGACGACATTCACTTCTTTGAGAAGAACAAGTACCG TGACAATTCGTGCGTCACGTACTCGTTGAACGTGACTGCGCCCGTTGACAAAAGCAGCGAGGACCCCCTCGTCTTGCAGGCCCTCGTGGACA agGTGGCGAGCAACGGTTCGCTGCTGCCGCTCAACATTTCCTTCACGTTGCATTTCTACGAGAGGTCGCCGGACGCCATGTTGATGTTCGTGGAAGCCGGCGAGATGGGTCGCTTCTTGCTCAGCTACA cgAGGGCGGCGCACGCGGCGGACGCGGACCGACTGAAAGCAGAACACGAGAAGCTTGAGAAAATGGTGGCGTGTTTGTCCTTCGTGTCCGGGCGACATTTCATCGATGACGGCAGCGCAG
- the LOC144036854 gene encoding saxitoxin and tetrodotoxin-binding protein 1-like isoform X1, producing MKMMMMMKMMMMMMMMMMMTMASLARGHTCDQHYKPLPTKHLDQQVFGEWRLVWGAAESLQISEVASSAVSLHPRHDDIHFFEKNKYRDNSCVTYSLNVTAPVDKSSEDPLVLQALVDKVASNGSLLPLNISFTLHFYERSPDAMLMFVEAGEMGRFLLSYTRAAHAADADRLKAEHEKLEKMVACLSFVSGRHFIDDGSAEFCQLESTTTAEQQVDR from the exons atgaagatgatgatgatgatgaagatgatgatgatgatgatgatgatgatgatgatgacgatggcgTCTCTGGCGAGAGGGCACACCTGTGACCAGCATTACAAGCCCCTCCCCACCAAGCACCTGGATCAG CAGGTTTTCGGGGAATGGCGTCTGGTATGGGGCGCCGCCGAATCGCTCCAGATTTCCGAGGTTGCCAGTTCTGCCGTCAGTTTGCACCCCAGACACGACGACATTCACTTCTTTGAGAAGAACAAGTACCG TGACAATTCGTGCGTCACGTACTCGTTGAACGTGACTGCGCCCGTTGACAAAAGCAGCGAGGACCCCCTCGTCTTGCAGGCCCTCGTGGACA agGTGGCGAGCAACGGTTCGCTGCTGCCGCTCAACATTTCCTTCACGTTGCATTTCTACGAGAGGTCGCCGGACGCCATGTTGATGTTCGTGGAAGCCGGCGAGATGGGTCGCTTCTTGCTCAGCTACA cgAGGGCGGCGCACGCGGCGGACGCGGACCGACTGAAAGCAGAACACGAGAAGCTTGAGAAAATGGTGGCGTGTTTGTCCTTCGTGTCCGGGCGACATTTCATCGATGACGGCAGCGCAG
- the ube2g2 gene encoding ubiquitin-conjugating enzyme E2 G2 isoform X1, with amino-acid sequence MTGAPPIAHARTRAPSVASRSFRAAKKQKLTLNPPEGIIAGPANEENFFEWEALIMGPQDTCFEGGVFPAVLTFPSDYPLSPPKMRFTCDMFHPNIYPDGRVCISILHAPGDDPMGYESSAERWSPVQSVEKILLSVVSMLAEPNDESGANVDASKMWREDRDHFYKLAQKIVRKSLGL; translated from the exons ATGACCGGCGCGCCTCCGAttgcgcacgcgcgcacgcgcgcacCCTCTGTCGCTTCCAGAAGCTTCCGCGCAGCCAAAAAACAAA AGCTGACGCTCAACCCGCCGGAAGGAATCATAGCAG GTCCCGCCAATGAAGAGAACTTTTTCGAGTGGGAGGCGCTAATCAT GGGTCCGCAGGACACGTGTTTCGAAGGCGGCGTCTTTCCCGCCGTGCTCACCTTCCCTTCCGATTACCCGCTCAGCCCCCCCAAGATGAGGTTCACCTGCGACATGTTTCACCCCAACA tcTACCCCGACGGGCGCGTGTGCATCTCCATCCTGCACGCGCCCGGCGACGACCCCATGGGCTACGAGAGCAGCGCCGAGAGGTGGAGTCCCGTCCAGAGCGTGGAGAAGATCCTGCTGTCCGtggttagcatgctagcag AGCCAAACGATGAAAGCGGTGCCAACGTGGATGCCTCCAAAATGTGGCGGGAGGACAGAGATCACTTTTACAAACTGGCTCAGAAGATTGTACGCAAGTCCCTGGGCCTttag
- the ube2g2 gene encoding ubiquitin-conjugating enzyme E2 G2 isoform X2, which produces MAGTALKRLMAEYKQLTLNPPEGIIAGPANEENFFEWEALIMGPQDTCFEGGVFPAVLTFPSDYPLSPPKMRFTCDMFHPNIYPDGRVCISILHAPGDDPMGYESSAERWSPVQSVEKILLSVVSMLAEPNDESGANVDASKMWREDRDHFYKLAQKIVRKSLGL; this is translated from the exons atggcGGGCACCGCGTTGAAGAGACTCATGGCCGAATACAAAC AGCTGACGCTCAACCCGCCGGAAGGAATCATAGCAG GTCCCGCCAATGAAGAGAACTTTTTCGAGTGGGAGGCGCTAATCAT GGGTCCGCAGGACACGTGTTTCGAAGGCGGCGTCTTTCCCGCCGTGCTCACCTTCCCTTCCGATTACCCGCTCAGCCCCCCCAAGATGAGGTTCACCTGCGACATGTTTCACCCCAACA tcTACCCCGACGGGCGCGTGTGCATCTCCATCCTGCACGCGCCCGGCGACGACCCCATGGGCTACGAGAGCAGCGCCGAGAGGTGGAGTCCCGTCCAGAGCGTGGAGAAGATCCTGCTGTCCGtggttagcatgctagcag AGCCAAACGATGAAAGCGGTGCCAACGTGGATGCCTCCAAAATGTGGCGGGAGGACAGAGATCACTTTTACAAACTGGCTCAGAAGATTGTACGCAAGTCCCTGGGCCTttag
- the ube2g2 gene encoding ubiquitin-conjugating enzyme E2 G2 isoform X3 — protein MGPQDTCFEGGVFPAVLTFPSDYPLSPPKMRFTCDMFHPNIYPDGRVCISILHAPGDDPMGYESSAERWSPVQSVEKILLSVVSMLAEPNDESGANVDASKMWREDRDHFYKLAQKIVRKSLGL, from the exons AT GGGTCCGCAGGACACGTGTTTCGAAGGCGGCGTCTTTCCCGCCGTGCTCACCTTCCCTTCCGATTACCCGCTCAGCCCCCCCAAGATGAGGTTCACCTGCGACATGTTTCACCCCAACA tcTACCCCGACGGGCGCGTGTGCATCTCCATCCTGCACGCGCCCGGCGACGACCCCATGGGCTACGAGAGCAGCGCCGAGAGGTGGAGTCCCGTCCAGAGCGTGGAGAAGATCCTGCTGTCCGtggttagcatgctagcag AGCCAAACGATGAAAGCGGTGCCAACGTGGATGCCTCCAAAATGTGGCGGGAGGACAGAGATCACTTTTACAAACTGGCTCAGAAGATTGTACGCAAGTCCCTGGGCCTttag
- the LOC144036855 gene encoding uncharacterized protein LOC144036855 has protein sequence MKVVCLHFLFALACSGVIAMPTPDECAALLAPLPLDDRQQLSGRRAFMSGYADHEAFKAILRITDSTRVNISAAAHNDKDLHLYEEMTMNGTCYGTKLNISIDGTVASAKMHNISSVYHLLPTCAGCQVMSLNSTASDLKNFLEAFGIHMDELSNEQMSVRALYLFAEEKEMKDSDLEHFKKQASCLGFSGEPDFTFDPKKGFCDGRNVVMIN, from the exons ATGAAAGTCGTGTgcctccacttcctgtttgcgctGGCGTGCTCCGGCGTCATCGCCATGCCGACGCCCGACGAATGCGCGGCGTTGCTGGCCCCGCTGCCGCTGGACGACCGCCAACAG CTGTCGGGCCGACGGGCGTTCATGTCGGGCTACGCGGACCACGAGGCCTTCAAAGCCATCCTGCGCATCACCGACAGCACCCGCGTCAACATCAGCGCCGCCGCCCACAACGACAAGGACCTGCACTTGTACGAGGAGATGACGAT GAACGGCACCTGCTACGGCACCAAGCTCAACATCTCCATCGACGGCACGGTGGCGTCGGCCAAAA TGCACAACATCTCGTCCGTCTACCACCTGCTGCCGACGTGCGCCGGCTGCCAAGTGATGAGCCTCAACAGCACGGCCAGCGACCTCAAGAACTTCCTGGAGGCTTTCGGCATCCACATGGACGAGCTCAGCAACGAGCAGATGAGCGTCCGCGCCCTCTACCTGTTTG CTGAAGAGAAGGAGATGAAGGACTCGGACCTGGAACACTTTAAGAAGCAGGCCAGCTGCTTGGGCTTCTCCGGCGAACCCGACTTCACCTTTGACCCCAAAAAAG GCTTCTGTGACGGCCGCAACGTCGTCATGATCAACTGA